From a region of the Rhipicephalus microplus isolate Deutch F79 chromosome X, USDA_Rmic, whole genome shotgun sequence genome:
- the LOC119176492 gene encoding tubulin alpha-1C chain encodes MRECISVHVGQAGVQIGNACWELYCLEHGIQPDGQMPSDKTIGGGDDSFNTFFSETGAGKHVPRAVYVDLEPTVVDEVRTGTYRQLFHPEQLITGKEDAANNYARGHYTIGKEIVDLVLDRIRKLADQCTGLQGFLIFHSFGGGTGSGFTSLLMERLSVDYGKKSKLEFAIYPAPQVSTAVVEPYNSILTTHTTLEHSDCAFMVDNEAIYDICRRNLDIERPTYTNLNRLIGQIVSSITASLRFDGALNVDLTEFQTNLVPYPRIHFPLVTYAPVISAEKAYHEQLTVAEITNACFEPANQMVKCDPRHGKYMACCLLYRGDVVPKDVNAAIAAIKTKRTIQFVDWCPTGFKVGINYQPPTVVPGGDLAKVQRAVCMLSNTTAIAEAWARLDHKFDLMYAKRAFVHWYVGEGMEEGEFSEAREDLAALEKDYEEVGIDSAEGAEDDGGEEF; translated from the exons ATGCGTGAGTGCATATCTGTTCACGTTGGACAAGCGGGCGTCCAGATCGGCAATGCCTGCTGGGAGCTCTACTGCCTGGAGCATGGCATTCAGCCCGACGGCCAGATGCCCAGTGACAAGACGATCGGTGGAGGCGACGACTCCTTTAACACTTTCTTTAGCGAGACCGGAGCCGGCAAGCACGTGCCCCGCGCTGTATACGTCGACCTCGAACCCACGGTTGTTGACGAAGTCCGTACTGGCACCTACAG GCAGCTGTTCCACCCCGAGCAGCTGATCACTGGCAAGGAGGATGCAGCAAACAACTATGCTCGCGGCCACTACACGATCGGCAAGGAGATTGTGGATCTGGTGCTGGATCGGATCAGGAAGCTGGCAGACCAGTGCACGGGGCTGCAGGGTTTCCTCATCTTTCACAGCTTTGGAGGTGGCACCGGCTCGGGCTTCACCTCGCTTCTCATGGAGCGCCTCTCGGTGGACTACGGCAAGAAGTCCAAGCTCGAGTTTGCCATCTACCCAGCCCCACAG GTATCTACGGCAGTCGTGGAACCCTACAACTCCATTCTCACCACTCACACCACTCTCGAGCATTCAGACTGTGCTTTCATGGTCGACAACGAGGCAATCTATGACATATGCCGGCGAAACCTCGACATTGAGAGGCCCACCTACACGAATCTCAACAGGCTCATCGGCCAGATCGTTTCCTCTATCACCGCCTCTCTGCGGTTCGATGGTGCCCTGAACGTTGACCTGACGGAGTTCCAGACCAACTTGGTGCCCTACCCTCGCATCCACTTCCCCCTCGTCACCTATGCTCCTGTCATCTCTGCCGAGAAGGCCTACCATGAGCAGCTCACTGTCGCTGAAATCACAAACGCCTGCTTTGAGCCTGCCAACCAGATGGTCAAGTGTGACCCCCGTCACGGAAAGTACATGGCCTGCTGTCTCCTGTACCGAGGGGATGTTGTGCCTAAGGATGTAAATGCAGCCATTGCGGCCATCAAGACCAAGCGCACGATCCAGTTTGTGGACTGGTGCCCCACTGGATTTAAG GTTGGCATCAACTACCAGCCCCCGACTGTTGTGCCCGGTGGCGACCTCGCCAAGGTTCAGCGTGCTGTGTGcatgctgtcaaacacaacagCCATAGCAGAGGCCTGGGCACGGCTCGACCACAAGTTTGACCTCATGTATGCCAAGCGGGCGTTTGTACACTGGTATGTCGGTGAAGGCATGGAAGAAGGCGAGTTTTCCGAAGCCAGGGAGGACTTGGCTGCCCTCGAGAAGGACTACGAGGAGGTTGGCATAGACTCTGCAGAGGGTGCTGAAGATGATGGTGGGGAGGAGTTTTGA
- the LOC119175806 gene encoding glutathione S-transferase C-terminal domain-containing protein homolog has translation MRQPVKTHNVRRKQQQVFRASRREGGGSPVEHKPVDGKLPLLEHRFVEGFDQTLADVVLFPVLHLIFTELAAVTSKKAISVRLPLTFKWYETMSAQIQTHRALESLELKHIEQVEREECSRFIEEFELPKDSLYSSHPERTKPRIRHKNPESIINSLREAHISPDLKPNHGKDSLPLPWEEFPEKVHPLGGGLPKNRVLRKCQQIENLVVLALQNAFDGCTIVDFCSGGGHVGIVLAYLLPECRIVMIENKEESMHRARERVKSLGLRNVVFYQSNINYYVGNFDLGVSLHACGVATDLVLQKCIERNAAFVSCPCCYGAMKVTDRISYTLSRAFRDTGISKEDYTLLCHYADRTERDTPTCQQGHYCMALVDRDRAMCAAESGYEVIVTQMVPHDCSPKGLVLVGKRTSKMR, from the coding sequence ATGCGACAGCCTGTGAAGACGCACAATGTCCGGAGGAAACAGCAGCAAGTGTTTCGGGCGTCACGTCGTGAAGGAGGCGGCTCGCCCGTGGAGCATAAGCCGGTTGATGGAAAACTGCCTCTACTGGAACACAGATTCGTCGAGGGTTTCGACCAGACACTGGCCGACGTAGTGCTTTTTCCCGTCCTTCACCTCATATTCACCGAGTTGGCAGCTGTTACGAGTAAGAAGGCAATATCCGTAAGGCTACCTCTCACTTTCAAGTGGTACGAAACGATGTCTGCACAGATACAGACTCACCGTGCCTTGGAATCTTTGGAACTGAAGCACATCGAGCAGGTCGAGCGAGAAGAGTGCAGCAGGTTCATAGAAGAGTTCGAGCTCCCGAAGGACAGCCTCTACTCGTCTCATCCAGAACGCACAAAGCCTCGTATTCGGCACAAGAACCCAGAGTCCATCATTAACTCCCTCAGGGAGGCCCACATATCGCCAGACTTGAAGCCGAACCACGGCAAAGACTCCCTTCCCCTTCCCTGGGAGGAGTTTCCAGAAAAAGTGCACCCCCTTGGTGGAGGTCTTCCAAAAAACAGGGTCCTGCGCAAGTGTCAGCAGATTGAGAACCTCGTAGTGTTGGCTCTTCAAAATGCCTTTGATGGCTGCACGATTGTAGACTTCTGTTCAGGAGGAGGCCACGTGGGCATTGTCCTGGCTTACCTGCTACCGGAATGCCGGATCGTAATGATTGAAAACAAGGAAGAGTCGATGCATCGTGCTCGGGAAAGGGTGAAGTCTCTGGGCTTGCGAAATGTTGTCTTTTATCAAAGCAATATAAACTACTACGTGGGTAATTTTGACTTGGGAGTCTCTCTGCATGCTTGCGGCGTTGCCACGGACTTGGTCTTGCAGAAGTGCATCGAACGCAATGCGGCGTTCGTGTCGTGTCCCTGTTGCTACGGTGCCATGAAAGTGACAGATCGAATCAGCTATACCCTCAGTCGTGCTTTTAGGGATACGGGCATCTCGAAGGAGGACTACACGTTGCTGTGCCACTACGCTGACCGAACTGAGCGTGACACGCCTACATGCCAGCAGGGCCATTATTgcatggctctggtagacagagACCGGGCTATGTGTGCGGCCGAGAGTGGCTACGAAGTAATTGTGACACAGATGGTACCGCATGATTGCTCGCCCAAGGGACTCGTTTTAGTTGGCAAACGGACATCTAAAATGCGCTGA
- the LOC119183465 gene encoding tubulin alpha chain-like, translating into MRECISVHVGQAGVQIGNACWELYCLEHGIQPDGQMPSDKTIGGGDDSFNTFFCETGAGKHVPRAVYVDLEPTVVDEVRTGTYRQLFHPEQLITGKEDAANNYARGHYTIGKEIVDLVLDRIRKLADQCTGLQGFLIFHSFGGGTGSGFTSLLMERLSVDYGKKSKLEFAIYPAPQVSTAVVEPYNSILTTHTTLEHSDCAFMVDNEAIFDICRRNLDIERPTYTNLNRLIGQIVSSITASLRFDGALNVDLTEFQTNLVPYPRIHFPLVTYAPVISAEKAYHEQLTVAEITNSCFEPANQMVKCDPRHGKYMACCLLYRGDVVPKDVNAAIAAIKTKRTIQFVDWCPTGFKVGINYQPPTVVPGGDLAKVQRAVCMLSNTTAIAEAWARLDHKFDLMYAKRAFVHWYVGEGMEEGEFSEAREDLAALEKDYEEVGIDSAEGAEDDGGEEF; encoded by the exons ATGCGCGAGTGCATATCTGTTCACGTTGGACAAGCGGGCGTTCAGATCGGCAATGCCTGCTGGGAGCTCTACTGCCTGGAGCATGGCATTCAGCCAGACGGCCAGATGCCCAGTGACAAGACGATCGGCGGAGGTGACGACTCCTTCAACACCTTCTTCTGTGAGACCGGAGCCGGCAAGCACGTGCCTCGTGCAGTCTATGTCGACCTCGAACCCACGGTCGTTGACGAAGTCCGTACTGGCACTTACAG GCAGCTGTTTCACCCCGAGCAGCTGATCACTGGCAAGGAAGATGCAGCAAACAACTATGCTCGCGGTCACTACACAATCGGCAAGGAGATTGTGGATCTGGTGCTGGACCGGATCAGGAAGCTGGCAGACCAGTGCACGGGACTGCAGGGTTTCCTCATCTTCCACAGCTTTGGAGGTGGCACCGGCTCGGGCTTCACCTCGCTTCTCATGGAGCGCCTCTCGGTGGACTACGGCAAGAAGTCCAAGCTCGAGTTTGCCATCTACCCAGCCCCACAG GTCTCCACAGCAGTCGTGGAACCCTACAACTCTATTCTCACCACACACACCACCCTGGAACATTCAGACTGCGCTTTCATGGTCGACAATGAGGCAATCTTTGACATCTGCCGGCGCAACCTCGACATTGAAAGGCCCACCTACACGAATCTCAACAGGCTCATTGGCCAGATCGTCTCCTCCATCACTGCCTCTCTGCGGTTTGATGGTGCCTTGAATGTCGACCTGACAGAGTTCCAGACCAACTTGGTGCCCTACCCTCGCATCCACTTCCCCCTCGTCACCTATGCTCCAGTCATTTCTGCCGAGAAAGCCTACCATGAGCAGCTGACAGTCGCTGAGATCACCAACTCCTGTTTTGAGCCTGCCAACCAGATGGTAAAGTGTGACCCCCGTCACGGAAAGTACATGGCCTGCTGTCTCCTGTACCGAGGGGATGTTGTGCCTAAGGATGTAAATGCAGCCATTGCGGCCATCAAGACCAAGCGCACGATCCAGTTTGTGGACTGGTGCCCTACTGGATTTAAG GTTGGCATCAACTACCAGCCCCCGACTGTTGTACCCGGTGGCGACCTCGCCAAGGTTCAGCGTGCTGTGTGcatgctgtcaaacacaacagCCATAGCAGAGGCCTGGGCACGGCTCGACCACAAGTTTGACCTCATGTATGCCAAGCGGGCGTTTGTTCACTGGTATGTCGGTGAAGGCATGGAGGAAGGCGAGTTTTCCGAAGCCAGGGAGGACTTGGCTGCCCTCGAGAAGGATTACGAAGAGGTTGGCATAGACTCTGCAGAGGGTGCTGAAGATGATGGTGGGGAGGAGTTTTGA